Proteins encoded together in one Nostoc sp. PCC 7524 window:
- the cysW gene encoding sulfate ABC transporter permease subunit CysW — MTTNKESQISPSNPKQKKSWVPTILIGIAIAYLALVQYIPAINVFVQAFSKGVGPFFENLSRTDFIYAAQLTLVLALIAVPLNTVFGLCAAWAIARHKFPGRALVLSIIDLPFSISPVVAGLMLVLLYGRQGWFGPFLEGYDIKIIFGLPGMVLATAFVSMPFVAREVIPILEEFGSDQEEAARTLGANDWQIFWRVTLPSIRWGLLYGLILTNARAMGEFGAVSVVSGNIANITQSLPLFVEEAYKQYETEAAFSAAVLLALLAVVTLVLKEIVERKTKIKDVE; from the coding sequence ATGACAACAAATAAGGAGTCTCAGATTAGTCCATCAAATCCCAAACAAAAAAAGAGTTGGGTTCCTACCATTTTAATTGGGATTGCGATCGCCTATTTAGCCCTAGTGCAATATATACCAGCAATTAACGTTTTTGTCCAAGCTTTCAGTAAGGGAGTAGGGCCATTTTTCGAGAACCTCAGCCGCACTGACTTTATTTATGCTGCCCAATTAACCCTTGTACTGGCATTAATTGCTGTACCTTTAAATACAGTATTTGGTTTGTGTGCCGCCTGGGCGATCGCTCGTCATAAATTCCCCGGACGTGCTTTAGTATTAAGTATTATTGATCTACCTTTTTCTATTTCCCCTGTAGTTGCTGGCTTGATGCTGGTGCTACTCTATGGAAGGCAAGGATGGTTTGGCCCGTTTCTAGAAGGGTATGATATTAAAATTATCTTTGGCTTACCGGGGATGGTATTGGCTACAGCCTTCGTCAGTATGCCTTTTGTGGCGCGGGAAGTGATTCCTATTTTAGAAGAGTTCGGTAGCGACCAAGAAGAAGCTGCTAGAACTCTGGGAGCTAATGATTGGCAAATATTTTGGCGTGTCACCCTACCCAGTATTCGTTGGGGTTTACTCTACGGTTTAATTTTGACTAATGCCAGGGCAATGGGTGAATTTGGCGCAGTTTCCGTTGTCTCAGGTAACATTGCTAATATTACCCAAAGTTTACCCTTGTTTGTAGAAGAAGCTTACAAACAATATGAAACAGAAGCGGCATTTTCTGCGGCTGTACTGTTAGCATTACTTGCCGTCGTCACTTTGGTACTTAAGGAGATTGTGGAACGGAAAACGAAAATTAAAGATGTGGAATAA
- the cysT gene encoding sulfate ABC transporter permease subunit CysT has translation MTLSPSADIDRNTPAWKTFFRPLIQLPWTWRITLGYLTVMLFLPMAAMFLKASTEPPARFWEIATSDIALATYNVTFVTSLLAALLNGIFGTLVAWVLVRYDFPLKRIVDATVDLPFALPTAVAGLTLATVYSDNGWIGSLLAPMGIKVSFTRLGVWVAMVFISLPFVVRTVQPVLQEMEIEIEEAAWSLGASQWQTFWKVILPPLLPSILTGVALGFSRAVGEYGSTVIIASNTPFQDLIAPVLIFQRLEQYDYSGATVIGVVLLLISLVMLLGINLLQAWARRYDNK, from the coding sequence ATGACGTTATCTCCTTCTGCTGACATTGACCGTAACACCCCTGCTTGGAAGACATTTTTCCGTCCGTTGATTCAACTTCCCTGGACATGGCGGATTACCTTGGGATATTTAACAGTGATGTTATTTCTCCCGATGGCGGCCATGTTTCTCAAAGCTAGTACAGAACCGCCGGCTAGATTTTGGGAAATTGCTACCAGTGATATTGCTTTGGCAACCTATAATGTGACTTTTGTTACTTCTTTGCTGGCTGCCTTACTAAATGGCATCTTTGGGACTCTGGTGGCTTGGGTGTTGGTGCGGTACGATTTTCCCCTCAAGAGAATAGTTGATGCTACTGTTGATTTACCCTTTGCATTACCGACTGCGGTAGCAGGTTTAACACTGGCAACGGTTTACAGCGATAATGGCTGGATTGGTTCTCTACTTGCGCCAATGGGGATTAAAGTTTCATTCACTCGCTTGGGTGTTTGGGTAGCGATGGTATTTATCTCGTTACCTTTTGTTGTTAGAACTGTGCAGCCTGTGTTGCAAGAAATGGAAATTGAAATTGAAGAGGCTGCTTGGTCATTAGGTGCTTCACAGTGGCAAACTTTTTGGAAAGTGATCCTACCACCCTTGTTACCTTCAATTTTGACAGGTGTGGCTTTGGGTTTTTCCCGTGCAGTTGGGGAATATGGCTCGACTGTGATTATTGCTTCCAATACACCATTCCAAGATTTGATTGCGCCTGTGTTGATTTTTCAAAGGTTAGAACAGTATGACTATTCCGGTGCAACTGTCATTGGTGTGGTGTTATTGCTAATTTCTTTAGTGATGTTGTTAGGGATTAATTTATTACAAGCTTGGGCCAGAAGATATGACAACAAATAA
- a CDS encoding sulfate ABC transporter substrate-binding protein, with product MRMWQRPLQQLQLIARQRIYPLSLKSLKGFVSLMLVGAILSITLAACSGGNQTNTTGEAPTANPVAANKPNVELTLVSFAVTKAAHEAIIPKFIEKWKQEHNQTVRFRQSYGGSGSQTRAVVDGLEADVVHLALALDTQKIEKAGLIAPGWEKEVPNNGIVSKSVAAIITRPGNPKGIKDWADLAKDDVTVITADPRTSGVARWNFLALWNAGMKTGGDEAKAKEFVTKVYSNVPILTRDAREATDAFAKQGQGDALINYENEVILAQQKGEKLDYVIPEVNVSIDNPIAVVDKNVDKHGNREVAEAFVKFLYTPEAQQEFVKVGFRPVDETVSQTKEVKDKFPTVKTLGTAQDFGGWQAIDQKFFTDGGVFAQIQASIKR from the coding sequence ATGAGAATGTGGCAGCGACCTTTACAGCAATTACAGTTAATTGCTAGGCAGAGAATATATCCTTTGAGTTTGAAATCCTTAAAAGGCTTTGTGTCACTGATGTTAGTAGGGGCAATATTGAGTATCACCCTTGCTGCCTGTTCTGGAGGTAATCAAACAAACACCACTGGCGAAGCTCCTACAGCCAACCCTGTTGCTGCCAACAAGCCCAATGTAGAACTCACCCTAGTTTCCTTTGCTGTCACCAAAGCAGCTCATGAAGCGATTATTCCTAAATTTATCGAAAAATGGAAGCAAGAACATAACCAAACTGTCAGATTTAGACAAAGCTATGGTGGCTCTGGTTCGCAAACTCGTGCTGTGGTTGATGGGTTAGAAGCAGATGTAGTTCACTTAGCACTGGCACTAGACACTCAAAAGATTGAGAAAGCTGGATTAATTGCTCCAGGATGGGAAAAAGAAGTACCCAATAACGGTATAGTATCTAAGTCTGTAGCCGCAATCATTACTCGCCCAGGCAATCCCAAAGGCATCAAAGACTGGGCAGATTTAGCTAAAGATGATGTTACAGTAATTACTGCTGACCCTAGAACTTCTGGTGTGGCGCGTTGGAATTTCCTTGCACTGTGGAATGCAGGGATGAAGACAGGCGGTGATGAGGCTAAAGCCAAAGAATTTGTCACTAAAGTATATAGTAATGTCCCAATTCTCACTAGGGATGCCAGGGAAGCGACAGACGCATTTGCTAAACAAGGACAAGGGGATGCTTTAATCAACTACGAAAACGAAGTGATCTTGGCACAACAAAAAGGTGAGAAACTAGACTACGTTATTCCCGAAGTCAATGTTTCTATTGATAATCCCATTGCTGTCGTTGATAAGAATGTTGATAAACACGGTAACAGAGAAGTAGCCGAAGCCTTTGTCAAATTCCTCTATACGCCAGAAGCACAACAAGAGTTTGTCAAAGTAGGATTTCGACCAGTAGATGAGACAGTATCTCAAACCAAAGAAGTAAAAGATAAGTTTCCCACAGTAAAAACTCTGGGTACTGCTCAAGATTTCGGTGGTTGGCAAGCCATTGACCAGAAGTTTTTCACCGATGGCGGTGTATTTGCTCAAATTCAAGCAAGTATAAAAAGATAG